From one Desulfatirhabdium butyrativorans DSM 18734 genomic stretch:
- a CDS encoding ABC transporter ATP-binding protein, protein MDLRIRGVTRNYQSDGKRIRALDHVDLSIASNEIFTLLGPSGCGKTTLLRCIVGLETPDSGEIAIGDEIVFSSEKGISLSPEKRGLGMVFQTYAIWPHMNVFENVAYPLKARRIPRNEIQGRVENALRFVQLAGFGNRPATKLSGGQQQRVALARALVAEPKVILFDEPLSNLDAKLREETRKELHRFLTELKITAVYVTHDRIEALALSDRIAVMKEGRIVEIGDPKKIYFNADHPFVADFIGRANLIPATVSRVTETHAAVDTAIGPMLVRNTRHVAIGQQATVCARPEFIRIGTAIAGNSLNVFQGKVAHLIFVGEAYEAEIRIGETLLTTTIEPTVPMEAGGEIAIAFDPDHCFLMPS, encoded by the coding sequence ATGGACCTTCGCATCCGGGGTGTGACCCGGAACTACCAATCGGATGGCAAACGCATTCGCGCCCTCGATCATGTCGATCTGAGCATTGCCTCCAACGAGATTTTCACGCTGCTCGGCCCCAGCGGTTGCGGCAAGACCACGCTGCTTCGCTGCATCGTCGGGCTGGAAACACCCGATTCCGGTGAGATCGCCATCGGAGACGAAATTGTCTTTTCCAGCGAAAAGGGAATTTCCCTTTCGCCGGAAAAGCGAGGGCTTGGGATGGTCTTTCAGACCTATGCGATCTGGCCGCACATGAATGTATTCGAAAACGTGGCCTATCCGCTGAAAGCCCGGAGAATTCCCCGGAACGAAATCCAGGGCCGCGTCGAAAACGCGCTTCGTTTCGTTCAGTTGGCGGGATTCGGCAACCGGCCCGCCACCAAACTGAGCGGCGGACAGCAGCAGCGGGTGGCGCTGGCCCGCGCCCTGGTGGCGGAACCCAAGGTGATCCTCTTCGATGAACCCCTGAGCAATCTCGATGCAAAGCTGCGGGAAGAAACCCGCAAGGAACTGCACCGCTTTCTGACCGAGCTCAAGATTACGGCCGTCTATGTCACCCATGACCGGATCGAAGCCCTTGCGCTTTCCGATCGGATTGCCGTCATGAAGGAGGGCCGCATCGTCGAAATCGGCGATCCCAAGAAGATTTACTTCAATGCGGACCATCCTTTTGTAGCGGATTTTATCGGCCGGGCCAACCTGATCCCTGCAACGGTCAGCCGTGTCACCGAAACGCATGCCGCGGTCGATACGGCCATCGGGCCGATGCTCGTACGCAACACCCGGCATGTCGCCATCGGGCAGCAGGCAACGGTGTGTGCGCGTCCCGAATTCATCCGGATCGGCACCGCCATAGCCGGCAACAGCCTGAACGTTTTCCAGGGGAAAGTGGCCCATCTGATCTTTGTCGGCGAAGCATACGAAGCGGAGATCCGGATCGGCGAAACCCTGCTGACCACAACCATCGAACCAACGGTCCCCATGGAGGCAGGAGGCGAAATCGCCATCGCCTTCGATCCGGACCATTGCTTCCTGATGCCTTCCTGA
- a CDS encoding ABC transporter permease, translating to MNRKPLLTASLLVIVGFLTVCPVIMLAIGSFSSGFGRFDQFTWSKYVQAYTDPEFFAVLWNTLVFTAGSAFVTTVLALFLAYMNTRTNIPFKFLFGVVTIIPMMIPHILFTASWAMLLNPNNGMLNRLLMEIFGLRTSVFNIYTLPGMILVESLLDLPIAYLVIVPAMSAFDVSLEESSRVCGASNVGTLLRITLPVLRPAILSSMILVMVRALASFAVPSVIGMPGRIYVFASHIYRIVATGFAADYGKAAAVGMSAMAASMVLISIYRYLTGESERFVTVSSRGFKPTLIDLKGWRYPAFAVVGLLCFILIVLPVMVLFYNSMLPYIMAPSAKAFSMMSWKNWITVLNDPVSLLSLKNSLFLGFAGASLGVLLSVLVAYVIVKVRTKAAGALESLSFLSFSFPGIVIGVGFMWFFVRTPLYATLWALLIGYIATYLPYGVRPLSSAFVQIHSHLEESSRVCGASPFYTMRRIVLPLLIPGIVSGWILMATMFVRELTLSVVLSRPGTEVLAVQILRFAEDGLWGRLSALGIIMIFISSGLVVLASLVGRKLNQMNIV from the coding sequence ATGAACAGAAAACCCCTTCTGACCGCATCGCTGCTGGTTATCGTCGGTTTTCTGACGGTATGCCCCGTCATCATGCTGGCGATCGGCAGCTTCTCTTCCGGCTTCGGCCGCTTCGATCAATTCACCTGGAGCAAATATGTCCAGGCCTATACCGATCCGGAATTTTTCGCCGTTCTCTGGAACACGCTGGTATTCACCGCCGGATCGGCATTCGTGACAACGGTCCTGGCGCTTTTTCTGGCCTACATGAACACCCGGACCAACATTCCCTTCAAATTCCTCTTCGGGGTGGTCACGATCATCCCGATGATGATCCCCCACATCCTGTTCACGGCCAGTTGGGCCATGCTGCTCAACCCCAACAACGGCATGCTGAACCGCCTGCTGATGGAAATCTTCGGCCTCCGGACCAGCGTGTTCAACATTTACACCCTTCCCGGCATGATCCTCGTGGAGTCGTTGCTCGATCTGCCGATCGCCTATCTGGTCATCGTCCCGGCCATGAGTGCATTCGACGTTTCCCTCGAAGAATCATCCCGTGTCTGCGGCGCATCGAATGTGGGTACCCTGCTCCGAATCACGTTGCCGGTGCTGCGGCCAGCCATTCTTTCTTCCATGATTCTGGTCATGGTCCGTGCGCTGGCATCCTTTGCCGTGCCTTCGGTGATCGGCATGCCCGGCAGAATCTATGTGTTTGCGAGCCATATCTACCGGATCGTCGCCACAGGTTTCGCTGCGGACTACGGGAAGGCGGCCGCCGTCGGCATGAGCGCCATGGCGGCATCGATGGTTCTCATCTCCATCTACCGGTACCTGACGGGAGAAAGCGAGCGCTTTGTCACGGTTTCCAGCCGCGGTTTCAAACCGACGCTGATCGATCTCAAGGGCTGGCGCTATCCTGCCTTCGCCGTGGTCGGCCTGCTCTGTTTCATTCTGATCGTGCTGCCGGTGATGGTGCTGTTTTACAATTCGATGCTTCCCTATATCATGGCGCCGAGCGCCAAGGCATTTTCGATGATGAGCTGGAAAAACTGGATCACGGTCCTGAACGATCCGGTTTCGCTGCTCTCTTTGAAGAACAGCCTATTTCTCGGTTTTGCTGGGGCATCGCTCGGTGTGCTGCTTTCCGTGCTCGTCGCCTATGTCATCGTCAAGGTCCGCACGAAAGCAGCGGGTGCTCTGGAATCCCTGAGCTTTCTGTCGTTTTCCTTCCCCGGCATCGTCATCGGCGTCGGGTTCATGTGGTTTTTCGTGCGCACCCCGCTTTACGCCACCTTGTGGGCCCTGCTGATCGGCTATATCGCCACCTATCTACCCTATGGCGTAAGGCCCCTTTCCAGCGCGTTCGTTCAGATTCACAGCCATCTGGAAGAATCATCGCGTGTCTGCGGCGCCTCCCCTTTCTACACCATGCGCCGGATTGTCCTGCCGCTGCTGATTCCGGGGATCGTATCCGGATGGATTCTGATGGCGACCATGTTCGTGCGGGAGCTGACGCTCTCCGTCGTGCTGTCCCGGCCCGGAACGGAAGTACTTGCCGTGCAGATCCTGCGCTTTGCGGAAGACGGGCTGTGGGGAAGGCTTTCCGCGCTCGGGATCATCATGATTTTCATCTCATCGGGCCTGGTGGTGCTTGCCTCACTGGTCGGCCGGAAACTGAACCAGATGAACATCGTCTGA
- a CDS encoding ABC transporter substrate-binding protein, with protein MKKCLVWMGCLVLIASFCHAGDLAKAKAEGKVNFYANVTAIEPIMKAFSETTGIEGIYTRVDTSKFLSTVLTEHEAGKLQADVLQGPLPILEMLKQKGVLAPYHSPLAAGYPEWAVKDDTIVQFGIEYVAPIYNKEYTKPEDAPKRYEDLMDPKWKDQIVMPDPSSHATTICWLVGLKEAKVFPSDGAWMAFVKGLAANRPMFVKSFGPTPAPIESGEKRIAISMPKYIITKAPAPLDWVRVSTILGTPRAIAIAAKAPHPEAARVFLDEWLSQKSMKLLADKVGEYVLAPGVYPPIDGIEKAKVVPIRELSDEETRKWGAEFKKIFFNQ; from the coding sequence ATGAAGAAATGCCTCGTTTGGATGGGATGTCTGGTCTTGATCGCCTCTTTCTGCCATGCCGGAGACCTTGCCAAGGCCAAAGCGGAAGGCAAGGTCAATTTCTATGCCAATGTCACGGCCATCGAGCCCATCATGAAAGCTTTTTCGGAGACGACGGGCATCGAAGGCATTTACACGCGCGTGGATACGTCCAAGTTTCTGTCAACGGTTCTGACGGAACACGAAGCGGGAAAGCTTCAGGCCGACGTGCTGCAGGGGCCGCTTCCCATCCTCGAGATGCTGAAACAAAAAGGGGTGCTTGCGCCCTACCATTCGCCGCTTGCCGCCGGTTATCCCGAATGGGCGGTAAAGGACGACACCATCGTTCAGTTCGGCATCGAATATGTCGCACCCATCTACAACAAGGAATATACCAAACCCGAAGATGCACCCAAACGCTATGAAGATCTGATGGATCCGAAATGGAAGGATCAGATCGTCATGCCCGATCCTTCCTCGCATGCCACGACCATCTGCTGGCTGGTAGGTCTCAAGGAAGCCAAGGTATTTCCGAGTGACGGCGCCTGGATGGCTTTTGTCAAAGGGCTTGCGGCCAACCGCCCCATGTTCGTGAAATCCTTCGGCCCGACACCAGCGCCCATCGAAAGCGGTGAAAAGCGCATCGCCATTTCCATGCCCAAATATATCATCACCAAGGCGCCAGCTCCACTCGACTGGGTTCGGGTAAGCACGATCCTGGGGACACCCCGGGCCATCGCCATTGCCGCCAAGGCACCGCATCCGGAAGCCGCCAGGGTGTTTCTGGATGAATGGCTTTCCCAGAAATCCATGAAGCTGCTGGCCGACAAGGTCGGCGAATATGTCCTGGCGCCTGGTGTCTATCCGCCGATTGACGGCATCGAGAAGGCCAAGGTCGTGCCCATCCGGGAACTTTCGGATGAGGAAACCCGGAAATGGGGAGCGGAATTCAAGAAAATCTTTTTCAATCAATAA